One Nostoc sp. UHCC 0302 DNA window includes the following coding sequences:
- a CDS encoding peptide ligase PGM1-related protein codes for MATINISELEQFDKFRNLQSTLHERWKNIELFDNSEADILVIPSLSIDQRELQKIEGCEHYEERLLFSLMRLRNPRTRLVYVTSMPLHPSIIDYYLQLLPGIPFSHARNRLLLLSTYDSSLKPLTQKILERPRLLERIRQAMRLEKSFMICYNSTFLEAEMSLKLDVPLYAAAPDLQIWGSKSGSRQIFAESGVPHPAGSEKIWNPSALAEAASELWESEPTLQRMVVKLNEGISGEGNALLDLRPIMNVAPGEVPPAKRLTVMSEHLPTLRFQAKQETWENFSGRIAELGAIVEAFIEGETKRSPSVQGRITPSGEVEILSTHDQILGGPDGQIYLGCRFPADERYRLQLQQLGLQVGKKLAEKGALERFGVDFIAVDKGDKDWDIQAIEINLRKGGTTHPFMTLKLLTNGRYDLSTGLFYSQLGRPKYYIATDNLQKDRYRGLLPNDLMDIIAHHRLHFDSCTETGTVFHLMGCLSQFGKLGLTCIGDSSQQAEDIYNKVVKVLDEQTRGENYDVPLFSDYSFPVVEH; via the coding sequence ATGGCAACAATAAATATTTCAGAATTAGAACAGTTTGATAAGTTTCGTAATCTGCAATCAACTTTGCACGAGCGCTGGAAAAATATAGAGCTATTCGATAACAGTGAAGCGGATATTTTAGTTATTCCGTCTTTGAGTATCGACCAACGTGAACTGCAAAAAATTGAAGGCTGTGAACATTATGAAGAAAGATTACTATTTTCTTTGATGCGGTTGCGGAATCCTCGCACTAGGCTAGTGTATGTCACATCAATGCCACTGCATCCCAGTATTATTGATTACTATCTGCAACTGTTACCAGGCATTCCATTTTCTCATGCCCGCAATCGTTTGCTACTACTTTCTACTTATGATTCTTCCCTAAAACCCCTGACTCAAAAAATTTTAGAACGTCCCCGTCTATTAGAACGAATTCGTCAAGCCATGAGGCTAGAGAAATCGTTTATGATCTGCTACAACTCAACTTTTTTAGAAGCAGAAATGTCTCTGAAATTGGATGTGCCACTATATGCTGCTGCGCCAGATTTACAAATTTGGGGAAGTAAAAGCGGCAGTCGGCAAATCTTCGCTGAAAGTGGAGTACCGCATCCAGCAGGTAGTGAAAAGATTTGGAACCCAAGTGCTTTAGCAGAAGCTGCTAGTGAGTTGTGGGAGAGTGAACCTACATTACAACGGATGGTGGTAAAACTCAATGAAGGCATTTCTGGAGAAGGGAATGCACTGTTGGATCTCAGACCAATTATGAATGTAGCACCGGGAGAAGTTCCTCCTGCTAAAAGACTCACAGTAATGAGCGAACACCTCCCGACGCTGCGCTTTCAAGCAAAACAAGAGACTTGGGAGAATTTTTCTGGAAGAATAGCTGAGTTAGGCGCAATTGTCGAAGCATTTATAGAAGGGGAAACAAAGCGATCGCCCAGTGTCCAAGGACGGATTACGCCCAGCGGTGAGGTAGAAATCCTTTCAACCCACGACCAAATTCTGGGAGGGCCAGACGGACAGATTTACCTTGGTTGCCGATTTCCCGCAGATGAAAGGTATCGGTTGCAATTACAACAATTAGGGCTACAAGTTGGCAAAAAGCTAGCAGAAAAAGGCGCTTTAGAGCGATTTGGAGTAGATTTTATCGCTGTGGATAAGGGTGATAAAGATTGGGATATTCAGGCGATCGAAATTAACTTACGTAAAGGCGGCACAACTCATCCTTTCATGACCCTGAAATTATTAACTAATGGTCGCTATGACCTATCTACGGGGTTATTTTACAGTCAACTAGGTCGTCCAAAATATTATATTGCTACTGACAACTTGCAAAAAGACCGCTATCGGGGATTATTACCTAATGATTTGATGGATATTATTGCTCATCATAGATTGCACTTTGACAGTTGCACCGAGACAGGCACTGTGTTTCACCTTATGGGTTGTCTTTCACAGTTTGGGAAGTTGGGATTAACCTGCATTGGTGATTCTTCCCAACAAGCAGAAGACATCTATAACAAAGTCGTCAAAGTTTTAGATGAACAAACTCGTGGTGAAAATTACGATGTTCCTTTGTTCTCTGATTACAGCTTTCCCGTGGTTGAACATTAA
- a CDS encoding HhoA/HhoB/HtrA family serine endopeptidase — protein MRFSKIPQSIRQFTTHVLAIALGVILTVNTLQVLPSQAEPAPLVSAGNAPELIAQRQSPASSAIGSSSFVTAAVNRVGSAVVRIDTERTITRRVDPFLEDPFFRRFFGEGLPQQMPSEQLRGLGSGFIIDKSGLVLTNAHVVDKADKVTVRLKDGRTFEGKVQGIDEVTDLAVVKINAGSDLPVAPLGSSGSVQVGDWAIAVGNPLGFDNTVTLGIVSTLKRSSAQVGITDKRLEFIQTDAAINPGNSGGPLLNGQGEVIGINTAIRPDAMGIGFAIPIDKAKAIAAQLQRGGKVAHPYLGVQMVSLTPQLARQNNTDPNSPIQIPEVNGVLVMRVIPNSPAASAGIRRGDVIVQIDGQPITTAEQLQGIVEDSRLGQVLQVKVQRGNQTQQLSVRTAELQNASS, from the coding sequence ATGCGATTTTCCAAAATCCCCCAGTCTATACGTCAATTTACCACTCATGTGTTAGCGATCGCTCTCGGAGTTATACTGACGGTTAACACATTACAGGTGTTACCCTCGCAAGCAGAACCTGCACCTCTAGTATCTGCGGGAAATGCCCCAGAATTAATTGCCCAACGTCAATCACCAGCAAGTTCTGCTATCGGTAGCAGTAGCTTTGTCACAGCAGCAGTGAATCGTGTCGGCTCAGCAGTGGTACGAATTGATACCGAACGTACAATTACTCGTCGTGTTGATCCGTTTCTTGAAGACCCGTTTTTTCGGCGGTTTTTTGGTGAAGGCTTACCTCAACAAATGCCTTCTGAGCAATTGCGTGGTCTAGGCTCTGGTTTTATTATTGATAAAAGCGGGTTGGTTTTGACCAATGCTCATGTAGTAGATAAGGCTGATAAGGTGACAGTCCGGCTCAAAGATGGTCGCACCTTTGAAGGCAAAGTTCAAGGCATTGATGAAGTAACAGATTTGGCGGTAGTCAAAATTAATGCTGGTAGCGATTTACCAGTCGCGCCCTTGGGTTCTTCTGGTAGTGTACAAGTGGGAGACTGGGCGATCGCAGTTGGTAATCCTTTAGGATTTGATAACACTGTGACTTTGGGAATTGTCAGTACTCTCAAACGTTCTAGCGCCCAAGTCGGTATTACTGATAAACGCCTAGAGTTTATTCAAACCGACGCCGCAATTAACCCTGGTAACTCAGGGGGGCCACTATTAAATGGTCAAGGTGAAGTAATTGGCATCAACACAGCGATTCGTCCTGATGCAATGGGTATTGGTTTTGCAATTCCTATTGATAAAGCTAAAGCGATCGCAGCTCAGTTGCAACGTGGTGGTAAAGTTGCTCACCCCTATTTAGGTGTGCAAATGGTAAGTTTGACACCCCAGTTAGCAAGACAAAATAACACCGATCCTAACTCTCCCATCCAAATACCAGAAGTCAATGGTGTTTTAGTAATGCGCGTTATACCCAACTCTCCAGCAGCAAGTGCAGGTATCCGACGCGGCGATGTTATAGTCCAAATTGATGGACAACCTATTACCACTGCTGAACAGTTACAAGGCATTGTGGAAGATAGCCGTCTCGGTCAAGTATTGCAGGTGAAAGTACAACGCGGTAATCAGACACAACAGCTTTCTGTACGCACCGCTGAGTTGCAGAATGCTTCTTCTTAA
- a CDS encoding C2 family cysteine protease, translating into MFDTSATLIDSSLPTLGNTSNSLTNNSVNLVQTDLTGLNSQRLSMLANEMLLDASQNQTNATQVLVYTPISVFNTNFVVNAQPAYQEAVDVNRVGSDILGGSYGVLPDVNFLSNSVPTLQPDYAGNSTSTARDIGTLNTSRSFSDWVGAADTNDYYRFYVGGQSNFSLSLTGLSADADVQLLDSFGNVITSSTSGGTSNESITRQLSAGTYYARVYPYGGINTNYNLSLNATTVSDWFGQNLRDSGISGLTRSLAADGTLSRNDMISIFRDAKDGSVIDSYELTDLRTIVSNYSRFSMADSVRVLSNKIANSDIANTNSGIGNLYAGSNSTQMENLISKWFLGNDRPDASYGYQFISGSLFQNGISINDVRQGQVGDCYVLATLCSLATDKSSYIQNMFIDNGDNTFTVRFYKNGVADYVTVDRYLPTRNGYAVYAGWGSGSSSSSSNELWVALAEKAYAQMNESAWLQRGYGRDGINSYEAIAGGNEYKVMSQITALNSTMTTNVTQQDMINRVNSNNLVTFGINARIFGSQYSGGHALAVTSYNSSTGRFHLHNPWGSNHLDLTWQELINWATTGWSYTTV; encoded by the coding sequence ATGTTTGACACTTCTGCAACTCTTATTGATTCCTCTTTGCCAACATTGGGTAATACCTCGAATTCTCTAACTAATAATTCAGTTAATCTTGTCCAAACGGATTTAACAGGATTAAATTCACAGAGACTTTCAATGTTAGCAAATGAGATGCTTCTCGATGCATCGCAAAACCAAACTAACGCAACCCAAGTATTAGTTTACACTCCTATAAGTGTTTTTAATACTAATTTTGTAGTTAATGCTCAACCTGCCTACCAAGAAGCTGTTGATGTCAACAGAGTAGGGTCTGACATATTGGGTGGGTCTTATGGTGTCTTGCCAGATGTAAATTTTCTCTCTAATTCTGTACCAACTTTACAACCCGATTATGCAGGGAATAGTACCAGTACAGCACGTGATATTGGCACATTAAATACTTCTCGCAGTTTTAGTGATTGGGTAGGTGCGGCAGATACCAACGACTACTATCGCTTCTATGTCGGAGGGCAAAGTAACTTCAGTCTGAGTTTAACGGGCTTAAGTGCTGATGCTGATGTTCAATTACTTGATAGTTTCGGTAATGTTATTACTAGTTCTACTAGTGGTGGAACTAGCAATGAGTCTATTACTCGTCAGTTAAGTGCTGGAACTTATTATGCACGAGTCTATCCTTATGGTGGTATTAATACTAACTACAATCTTTCCTTAAATGCTACTACTGTAAGTGATTGGTTCGGTCAAAATCTACGAGACTCTGGAATAAGCGGTTTAACCCGTTCTTTAGCTGCTGATGGTACCTTAAGTCGTAATGACATGATTAGCATTTTTCGGGATGCTAAAGATGGTAGTGTTATTGACTCTTATGAGTTAACTGATTTGCGTACTATTGTCAGCAATTACAGTCGCTTCAGTATGGCAGATTCTGTTCGTGTTTTGTCCAATAAGATTGCCAATAGTGATATAGCTAATACTAATTCAGGTATTGGGAATCTTTATGCAGGAAGTAACTCCACTCAAATGGAGAATCTAATTAGCAAATGGTTCTTGGGAAATGATCGTCCAGACGCATCCTACGGCTATCAGTTTATCAGTGGTTCTTTGTTCCAAAATGGCATTAGTATCAATGATGTTCGTCAAGGACAGGTTGGTGATTGTTATGTCTTAGCCACTTTATGTTCTCTCGCTACCGATAAATCTTCCTACATCCAAAATATGTTTATCGACAATGGCGATAACACATTCACTGTTCGTTTCTATAAGAATGGTGTGGCTGATTATGTGACAGTTGACAGATATTTACCTACCAGAAATGGTTACGCCGTTTATGCAGGTTGGGGAAGTGGTTCCTCTTCCAGTTCATCTAATGAACTCTGGGTAGCTTTAGCTGAAAAAGCCTATGCCCAGATGAATGAGTCTGCTTGGTTACAAAGAGGCTATGGAAGAGATGGCATTAATTCTTATGAAGCAATTGCTGGAGGTAATGAATACAAAGTGATGAGCCAAATCACTGCACTTAATAGCACGATGACAACCAATGTTACTCAACAGGATATGATCAATCGGGTCAATTCTAATAACTTAGTAACTTTTGGAATTAATGCACGGATATTCGGTTCTCAATATTCTGGAGGCCATGCTTTAGCTGTTACCAGTTACAATTCTTCCACAGGACGCTTCCATCTACATAACCCTTGGGGATCGAATCACCTTGATCTGACTTGGCAAGAATTAATAAATTGGGCTACTACTGGATGGTCTTATACTACCGTCTAA
- a CDS encoding SDR family oxidoreductase — protein sequence MAESKEQKLQPPQQQQPPGAESEMTPKPKTENEKYKGSGKLQDKVALITGGDSGIGRAVAIAYAKEGADVAIIYLNEHEDAKETKNLVEKHGRRALAIAGDITDETFCQRAVQQTVDEFGKLDILINNAAEQHPQKSIEDISKEQLQRTFSTNIFSMFYLTKAALKHLHEGSAIVNTTSVTAYKGNPQLLDYSSTKGAIVAFTRSLSQSLVEKGIRVNAVAPGPIWTPLIPSTFPEEKVETFGKQVPMQRAGQPEEVAPSYVFLASDDASYMSGQVLHPNGGEVVNG from the coding sequence ATGGCAGAGTCAAAAGAACAAAAATTACAACCACCACAGCAACAGCAACCACCTGGTGCTGAATCAGAAATGACGCCAAAACCTAAAACAGAAAATGAAAAGTATAAAGGTAGTGGCAAGCTCCAAGATAAAGTAGCATTGATTACGGGTGGAGATAGTGGCATTGGTCGTGCTGTAGCGATCGCTTATGCTAAAGAAGGTGCAGATGTCGCGATCATTTACCTCAATGAACACGAAGACGCCAAAGAAACCAAAAATTTAGTAGAAAAACATGGGCGTCGGGCGTTAGCGATAGCAGGCGACATTACTGATGAAACCTTTTGTCAACGAGCAGTACAACAAACAGTGGATGAGTTTGGCAAACTCGACATTCTCATCAACAACGCTGCTGAACAGCATCCACAAAAAAGTATTGAAGATATTAGTAAAGAGCAGCTGCAACGCACTTTCAGTACTAATATTTTCTCTATGTTTTACCTAACAAAAGCAGCGCTGAAACACTTACATGAAGGCAGCGCCATTGTTAATACTACATCAGTAACAGCTTATAAAGGTAATCCACAACTACTTGATTACTCTTCCACAAAAGGTGCGATCGTTGCTTTTACTCGTTCTTTATCCCAAAGCTTAGTCGAAAAAGGTATTCGCGTTAATGCTGTTGCACCTGGCCCAATTTGGACACCTTTAATTCCCTCAACTTTTCCAGAAGAGAAAGTTGAAACTTTTGGTAAACAAGTGCCAATGCAAAGAGCCGGACAACCAGAAGAAGTTGCACCAAGTTACGTATTTTTAGCATCTGATGATGCTTCTTATATGTCTGGTCAAGTCTTACATCCCAATGGTGGAGAAGTAGTGAACGGTTGA
- a CDS encoding DUF4079 domain-containing protein → MELSPSVKYWLNFFHPVMMWALLLISLYAAYLGLQVQRTRNAQGEEKKELIKGRYNIKHYQIGSILLGLMVAGAIGGMAVTYINNGKLFVGPHLLAGLGMTSLIAFSASLSPYMQKGANWARATHILLNFALLGLFAWQAITGVQIIQRILTQA, encoded by the coding sequence ATGGAACTTTCTCCATCTGTGAAATATTGGTTGAACTTCTTTCACCCGGTGATGATGTGGGCGCTACTACTAATTTCACTGTACGCAGCCTATTTGGGGCTGCAAGTACAGCGCACCAGAAATGCTCAGGGAGAAGAAAAGAAAGAACTGATTAAAGGTAGATATAACATCAAACACTATCAAATTGGATCTATACTCTTAGGTCTTATGGTGGCGGGTGCAATTGGTGGTATGGCAGTCACATACATCAATAATGGTAAGTTGTTTGTAGGGCCTCATCTGCTAGCAGGACTAGGGATGACAAGTCTGATTGCATTTTCTGCCTCCTTGTCTCCCTATATGCAAAAAGGGGCAAACTGGGCGCGTGCGACTCACATTTTGCTGAATTTCGCCCTCTTAGGGCTTTTTGCTTGGCAGGCTATTACTGGTGTGCAAATTATCCAAAGAATTCTTACTCAGGCATAG
- a CDS encoding SDR family oxidoreductase, translating to MKAFVAGATGETGRRIVQELIARNIPVRALVRDTEKAREILPPETELVIGDVLQPESLTAALGDSTVILSATGAKPSFDPTGPYKVDFEGNKNLVDIAKAKGIEHFVLVSSLCTSQFFHPLNLFWLILVWKKQAEEYIQKSGLTYTIVRPGGLKNEDNSNPVVMQSSDTLFEGSIPRQKVAQVCVEALFEPAARNKVVEIVAKPEATSKTFGELFANVA from the coding sequence ATGAAAGCATTTGTAGCAGGGGCAACAGGTGAAACAGGTCGCCGGATTGTGCAAGAGCTAATTGCACGGAATATTCCCGTCAGAGCCTTGGTTAGGGATACTGAGAAAGCTAGGGAGATTCTCCCACCTGAAACCGAATTGGTTATCGGCGACGTGTTACAACCAGAAAGTCTGACTGCTGCTTTGGGAGATAGCACAGTCATATTGTCTGCTACTGGAGCAAAACCTAGCTTTGACCCTACCGGCCCCTATAAGGTGGATTTTGAAGGTAATAAAAATTTAGTAGATATTGCCAAGGCAAAGGGTATTGAACACTTTGTCCTGGTTTCTTCTTTGTGTACTTCCCAATTTTTCCATCCACTGAACTTGTTCTGGCTGATTTTGGTGTGGAAAAAGCAAGCTGAGGAGTACATCCAAAAAAGTGGTCTTACTTATACGATTGTGCGACCTGGGGGATTGAAAAATGAAGATAACTCCAACCCTGTCGTGATGCAGAGTTCTGATACATTGTTCGAAGGTAGTATTCCCAGGCAAAAAGTTGCCCAAGTCTGTGTCGAGGCGCTGTTTGAACCAGCCGCCCGTAATAAAGTTGTTGAGATTGTTGCTAAACCAGAGGCTACCTCAAAAACTTTTGGTGAGTTATTTGCGAATGTGGCTTGA
- a CDS encoding DUF1997 domain-containing protein: MLSTNGEYQSLEISETVLPMVPSLAEAEDALTETNVATLTKFYGRYQDFMEMPASADKVAEYLNAHSSWFVRCAEPMKVQPLGENGYALVIGRFASFGYEVEPKVGLELLPPDEGIYRIRTITIPDYVPPGYDVDYNASLQLKENPADNTYTEDIQVTRVEWELDLIVSLHFPKFIHRLPKSLIQSTGDRLLNQIVRQVSRRLTRKVQEDFHKSLGIPFPGNSKKKW, from the coding sequence ATGCTTTCAACAAACGGTGAATATCAATCTTTAGAAATATCAGAAACAGTTTTACCTATGGTACCAAGCCTAGCAGAAGCTGAAGATGCATTAACAGAAACAAATGTAGCGACACTCACAAAATTTTACGGTCGTTATCAAGACTTTATGGAAATGCCTGCTTCAGCAGATAAGGTTGCTGAGTATCTTAATGCTCATAGTTCATGGTTTGTGCGCTGCGCCGAACCTATGAAGGTACAACCACTGGGGGAAAATGGCTATGCTTTAGTAATTGGTCGTTTTGCTTCTTTTGGTTATGAAGTAGAACCGAAAGTTGGCTTAGAATTGTTACCTCCAGATGAGGGTATTTACCGCATTCGTACAATCACTATTCCTGATTACGTCCCACCTGGTTATGACGTAGACTATAATGCATCACTACAGTTAAAAGAAAACCCTGCGGATAATACTTATACTGAAGATATTCAAGTTACACGAGTTGAATGGGAATTGGATTTAATAGTTTCTCTTCACTTTCCTAAATTTATTCACCGATTGCCCAAATCTTTAATTCAATCTACAGGCGATCGCTTACTTAATCAAATTGTCCGCCAAGTCTCCCGCCGTCTAACGCGTAAAGTTCAAGAAGATTTTCATAAATCTTTGGGCATACCTTTTCCTGGGAATTCTAAGAAAAAGTGGTGA
- a CDS encoding glycoside hydrolase family protein encodes MGPIAALLGFVCLLQWYIHGELRSPSDPIFAVKQPPLVMKGGDPYIRALMRTISASEANSKRPYSVLYGGQQVNDLSRHPEVCVTIVIGPNTGNCSTAAGRYQIINTTWYNIAPRYHPHPTQLMFWASYSFEPEYQDTVVYRWLSDSRVWGTDISQLLHQGKLNDVLRILSPTWTSLGYGIETNSISNSLPKIYQKMLQEELTTVNKPGLQNLTPTPTPSNKSEAKQLKKQ; translated from the coding sequence ATTGGGCCAATAGCCGCACTTCTCGGTTTTGTGTGTTTGTTGCAGTGGTATATTCATGGAGAACTGCGATCGCCTTCTGATCCCATTTTTGCAGTCAAACAGCCGCCTTTGGTGATGAAAGGAGGCGACCCTTATATCCGCGCTTTGATGCGAACCATTTCCGCGAGTGAGGCAAATAGCAAACGTCCCTATTCTGTGTTGTATGGTGGACAGCAAGTCAACGACCTCAGCCGACATCCTGAAGTATGCGTCACAATTGTCATAGGCCCCAACACGGGTAATTGCTCTACAGCTGCTGGCAGATATCAAATCATCAACACTACTTGGTATAATATAGCACCTCGTTACCACCCACACCCAACGCAGTTGATGTTTTGGGCTAGTTATAGTTTTGAACCAGAGTATCAAGATACTGTGGTTTACCGTTGGTTGAGTGATTCGCGAGTTTGGGGAACTGATATTTCTCAACTGCTGCATCAGGGAAAGTTAAACGATGTTTTGCGGATACTTTCACCCACTTGGACAAGTCTAGGATACGGCATTGAAACTAATTCTATAAGTAACTCTTTGCCCAAGATTTATCAGAAAATGCTGCAAGAGGAATTAACTACAGTTAATAAACCAGGATTACAAAATTTGACCCCAACTCCAACTCCTTCTAATAAATCAGAAGCTAAGCAGCTAAAGAAGCAGTAA
- a CDS encoding IS982 family transposase, with protein MFSLEALFCHVDDFCEKFEAKWHKSLLKHGGIKRVRAKSLCLSEIITILIAFHQKHYRNFKHFYLEHVEKQWKCAFPGLPSYQRFVEWMPSVLIPLCAYLKHCFGQCTGIGFADSTSVKVCHNRRISRNKVFKDFATRGKTSVDWFFGFKLHIVVNEHGEILNVIVTPGNIDDRKPIPDLLSGLFGKIFADRGYVSKQLADKLFKEFGIEFFAKPRRNMKNKLMRLHDKLLSRKRSIIETINDQLKNISQIEHSRHRSPVNFCVNLLCGLIAYCHQPKKPSLHMDWILSPSA; from the coding sequence ATGTTTAGTTTAGAAGCATTATTCTGCCACGTAGACGATTTCTGCGAGAAATTTGAAGCTAAATGGCACAAAAGCCTACTAAAACATGGAGGAATCAAGCGAGTTCGGGCAAAGAGCTTGTGCTTAAGCGAAATTATCACAATTCTGATTGCGTTTCACCAAAAACATTACCGAAATTTCAAGCATTTTTATTTAGAACATGTAGAGAAACAATGGAAATGTGCATTTCCAGGTCTTCCAAGCTACCAACGATTCGTTGAATGGATGCCATCTGTGCTGATACCCCTATGTGCATACTTGAAGCATTGCTTTGGTCAATGTACGGGTATCGGTTTTGCCGACTCAACAAGTGTCAAGGTTTGCCACAATCGCCGCATCTCCAGGAATAAGGTGTTTAAGGATTTTGCCACTAGGGGTAAGACTTCTGTGGATTGGTTTTTTGGTTTTAAACTCCACATCGTAGTTAACGAGCATGGTGAAATTTTAAATGTGATTGTGACACCTGGTAATATTGATGACCGGAAACCCATTCCAGATTTACTTAGTGGTCTTTTTGGCAAAATTTTTGCCGATAGGGGTTATGTCTCTAAGCAACTGGCTGACAAACTTTTTAAAGAATTCGGTATTGAATTTTTTGCCAAACCCCGTCGCAATATGAAAAACAAGTTGATGCGCCTTCATGACAAACTTTTGTCACGTAAGCGTTCAATTATTGAAACAATTAACGACCAACTCAAGAATATTTCTCAGATTGAACATTCAAGACATCGAAGCCCCGTAAATTTTTGCGTTAACCTTCTGTGCGGATTAATTGCTTATTGCCACCAACCTAAGAAGCCCAGTCTTCACATGGACTGGATTTTATCTCCATCTGCTTAA
- a CDS encoding metal-sensitive transcriptional regulator → MNGSNRLAKESLPTSQPVEKSHNYEKDHEHTDHTHEHEESIHPHIHSEESLRRIVNRLSRIEGHVRGIKTMVQQSSPCPDVLLQIAAVRGALDKVARIVLDEHLTECIARAAKEGNMEVEIEQLKAALDRFLP, encoded by the coding sequence ATGAATGGCTCAAACCGATTAGCTAAAGAATCCTTGCCAACATCCCAACCAGTAGAAAAATCCCACAACTACGAGAAAGACCACGAGCATACAGATCATACTCATGAGCATGAAGAGTCGATTCATCCTCACATCCATAGCGAAGAGTCTTTACGGCGAATTGTCAATCGGCTCTCGCGCATAGAAGGACACGTTCGTGGCATAAAGACAATGGTGCAGCAAAGTAGCCCTTGTCCTGATGTTTTGTTACAAATTGCCGCAGTCCGGGGCGCACTAGATAAGGTAGCACGAATTGTTTTGGATGAACATTTAACTGAGTGTATTGCCAGAGCTGCCAAAGAGGGCAATATGGAAGTTGAAATTGAGCAGTTAAAAGCTGCTTTAGATAGGTTTTTGCCTTAA
- the menH gene encoding 2-succinyl-6-hydroxy-2,4-cyclohexadiene-1-carboxylate synthase — MIIPNYQFHYSLFGNLDKPLILFLHGFMGDIGEFNEAIKSLSDEFSYLTLDLPGHGKTQVLGEDEYYTMANTAHALINLLDELKIPKCLLVGYSMGGRLALYLTLHFSERFHKVVLESASPGLATEVERLERIKRDTQIGRKLIRSIDKTNFARFLANWYTQPIFGSIKNHPEYNQMVESRLQNNPLELDKSLRFMGTGCQPSLWEKLQYNKVPLLLLAGEYDEKFIAINIEMAKRCELAKLEIISNAGHNIHFENTFAFVKSIKSFLMQSVGN, encoded by the coding sequence ATGATAATTCCAAACTATCAATTTCACTATTCTTTGTTTGGCAACTTAGACAAGCCATTGATTCTTTTTTTACATGGTTTCATGGGTGATATTGGTGAGTTTAATGAAGCCATAAAATCCTTATCTGATGAGTTCTCTTATCTGACACTTGACCTTCCTGGACACGGCAAAACTCAAGTTTTAGGTGAAGATGAATACTATACAATGGCAAACACTGCCCATGCTTTAATCAATTTACTTGATGAATTGAAAATCCCTAAATGCTTGTTAGTTGGTTATTCAATGGGTGGAAGATTAGCTTTATACCTTACTCTACATTTTTCGGAACGTTTTCATAAAGTTGTTCTAGAGTCAGCTTCTCCAGGTTTAGCAACAGAAGTAGAACGATTAGAACGAATTAAACGTGATACGCAAATAGGTAGAAAGTTAATCAGAAGTATTGATAAAACTAATTTTGCACGGTTTTTAGCAAATTGGTATACCCAGCCGATTTTTGGTTCTATAAAAAACCATCCAGAATATAACCAGATGGTAGAAAGTCGGTTGCAGAATAATCCGCTGGAATTAGATAAATCTCTGCGCTTTATGGGTACTGGATGCCAACCTTCTTTATGGGAAAAACTACAATATAACAAAGTTCCCCTGCTTTTACTTGCTGGTGAATACGATGAAAAATTTATAGCTATTAATATAGAAATGGCTAAAAGATGTGAATTAGCTAAGCTAGAAATAATTAGTAATGCTGGGCATAATATTCACTTTGAAAATACTTTCGCTTTTGTTAAAAGTATTAAAAGTTTTTTGATGCAATCTGTAGGAAACTAA